A portion of the Kiritimatiellia bacterium genome contains these proteins:
- the sucA gene encoding 2-oxoglutarate dehydrogenase E1 component (SucA; E1 component of the oxoglutarate dehydrogenase complex which catalyzes the formation of succinyl-CoA from 2-oxoglutarate; SucA catalyzes the reaction of 2-oxoglutarate with dihydrolipoamide succinyltransferase-lipoate to form dihydrolipoamide succinyltransferase-succinyldihydrolipoate and carbon dioxide) yields YEGQGPEHSSARLERFLQLCALENVQVCVPTTPAQMFHLLRRQMLRRVRKPLVVMTPKSILRHRLSVSSLAELAEGGFRTMIAEPGGPRAEAAERVILCAGKVYYDLVEERERRGLAERVAILRIEQLYPFPRQALAGELARLGRTRDVVWCQEEPMNQGAWFQIRHHLMACLAEG; encoded by the coding sequence TACGAGGGCCAGGGCCCCGAGCACAGCTCCGCCCGCCTCGAGCGCTTCCTGCAGCTCTGCGCCCTCGAGAACGTCCAGGTGTGCGTGCCGACCACGCCGGCGCAGATGTTCCACCTGCTGCGCCGGCAGATGCTGCGGCGGGTGCGCAAGCCGCTGGTGGTGATGACGCCGAAGAGCATCCTGCGCCACCGCCTCTCGGTCTCCTCGCTCGCCGAGCTCGCGGAGGGCGGCTTCCGGACGATGATCGCCGAGCCCGGCGGGCCGCGCGCGGAGGCGGCGGAGCGGGTGATCCTCTGCGCCGGGAAGGTCTACTACGACCTGGTCGAGGAGCGCGAGCGCCGCGGCCTCGCCGAGCGCGTGGCGATCCTCAGGATCGAGCAGCTCTACCCCTTCCCCCGGCAGGCCCTGGCCGGCGAGCTCGCGCGCCTCGGCCGGACGCGCGACGTGGTCTGGTGCCAGGAGGAGCCGATGAACCAGGGCGCATGGTTCCAGATCCGCCACCACCTGATGGCCTGCCTCGCCGAGGGCCA